From a single Brassica rapa cultivar Chiifu-401-42 chromosome A01, CAAS_Brap_v3.01, whole genome shotgun sequence genomic region:
- the LOC103863301 gene encoding probable transcriptional regulator SLK1 isoform X1, which translates to MELQSLNDLGYPKRYIRTLQVLFSCFHNSYFLYLKSYEVLIVSHCEWQISEVVKSMKDLMNFTGDHKLGPIEGLKRLLEQTATAKLQIQRMQEMEQLGNSGAMNGSSQAQMALTSGTMNGLTGNNNNNSSNNQTVGRVPSRNNSFTAASNNNLHLSKDVSVTELSHGFSDDCFFNNSDIYGSL; encoded by the exons ATGGAATTACAGTCGCTGAATGATCTTGGCTATCCAAAGAGATACATTAGAACTCTACAGGTACTCTTTAGCTGCTTTCATAActcttattttttgtatttgaagTCTTATGAAGTCCTAATAGTGAGCCATTGTGAGTGGCAGATATCTGAAGTTGTCAAGAGCATGAAGGATCTGATGAACTTCACTGGCGATCACAAACTCGGCCCTATTG AGGGGTTGAAACGTCTTTTGGAGCAGACGGCGACAGCAAAGCTCCAGATACAGAGAATGCAAGAGATGGAGCAGTTGGGGAATAGTGGAGCGATGAATGGGTCATCTCAAGCTCAGATGGCGTTGACTTCAGGAACAATGAACGGCCTTACtggaaacaacaacaacaacagctccAACAATCAAACTGTTGGTCGAGTTCCAAGTCGCAACAACAGTTTCACAGCAGCCTCAAATAACAATCTTCATTTGTCAAAAGATGTATCAGTCACAGAGCTATCTCACGGTTTCTCAGATGACTGTTTCTTCAACAACAGTGATATTTATGGTAGCTTGTAA
- the LOC103863301 gene encoding probable transcriptional regulator SLK1 isoform X2, with translation MELQSLNDLGYPKRYIRTLQISEVVKSMKDLMNFTGDHKLGPIEGLKRLLEQTATAKLQIQRMQEMEQLGNSGAMNGSSQAQMALTSGTMNGLTGNNNNNSSNNQTVGRVPSRNNSFTAASNNNLHLSKDVSVTELSHGFSDDCFFNNSDIYGSL, from the exons ATGGAATTACAGTCGCTGAATGATCTTGGCTATCCAAAGAGATACATTAGAACTCTACAG ATATCTGAAGTTGTCAAGAGCATGAAGGATCTGATGAACTTCACTGGCGATCACAAACTCGGCCCTATTG AGGGGTTGAAACGTCTTTTGGAGCAGACGGCGACAGCAAAGCTCCAGATACAGAGAATGCAAGAGATGGAGCAGTTGGGGAATAGTGGAGCGATGAATGGGTCATCTCAAGCTCAGATGGCGTTGACTTCAGGAACAATGAACGGCCTTACtggaaacaacaacaacaacagctccAACAATCAAACTGTTGGTCGAGTTCCAAGTCGCAACAACAGTTTCACAGCAGCCTCAAATAACAATCTTCATTTGTCAAAAGATGTATCAGTCACAGAGCTATCTCACGGTTTCTCAGATGACTGTTTCTTCAACAACAGTGATATTTATGGTAGCTTGTAA